The Henckelia pumila isolate YLH828 chromosome 2, ASM3356847v2, whole genome shotgun sequence genome includes a window with the following:
- the LOC140879295 gene encoding uncharacterized protein, giving the protein MNMLDAASGGVFVDKTPIQEKNLIENMTANSHKFGTNRSDSAPRRSNEVNVSSLEQQLIDLTSLVCQMDVGNGKNVKVCGICTARGHSTDMCPTLQEETREQVNAAGGFPGAPQRNYDPYSNTYNPGWKDHPNLRYGNPPETRASIQHLNTQVGQLATAINRLEAKNSSSLPSQIVVNPKENVSAITLRGGRELKVHEEEVKEPVQNEDEEKSKVEETELNHEEAPRGKFPPLSECKPVAPFSLALKESRKDEDIKGLYEVFCRCEVNIPLLDAIKQRKHKLKGFQKVELGEQVSAIIQRNVLTKFKDQRPLNETEIVIQMTDRSTIHPRGVLEDVFVQVDINNDTLTIEFDEEIVKFHIFDTLKIPGCESVVNHMDVNNHSSLEHKKVVKGVPKTESKLPPDKAIGIPIGKGKHSQETGTSKKSKKNKHRQKITTKLFKWVKVDKGTRYEPP; this is encoded by the exons ATGAATATGCTggatgcggccagtggaggagtttttgtggacaaaactccaATCCAAGAAAAGAATTTGATCGAGAATATGACTGCCAATTCTCATAAATTTGGCACTAACAGGAGTGATTCTGCACCTAGAAGGAGtaatgaggtaaatgtttcttcccttgaacaacaactgaTTGATCTGACATCTCTTGTGTGCCAAATGGATGTAGGGAATGGAAAGAATGTGAAGGTTTGTGGAATTTGCACTGCAAGGGGACATtcaactgacatgtgtcccacgcTTCAAGAAGAAACGAGAGAACAAGTCAATGCagctggaggatttcctggGGCACCACAGAGAAATTATGATCCTTACTCGaacacatacaatccaggttggaaggatcatcccaatcttAGATATGGAAACCCTCCG GAAActcgagcaagtatccaacactTGAACACCCAGGTGGGGCAGTTGGCAACCGCCATTAACAGGTTGGAGGCAAAAAATTCTAGCAGCTTACCATCACAGATAGTTGTGAATCCCAAGGAGAATGTGAGTGCAATCACCTTGAGGGGTGGAAGAGAGTTGAAGGTTCATGAAGAAGAGGTGAAAGAGCCAGTACAGAACGAAGATGAGGAGAAATCCAAGGTAGAGGAGACTGAGCTTAATCACGAAGAAGCACCAAGAGGTAAATTTCCTCCTCTTTCTGAGTGTAAACCTGTAGCCCCTTTTTCCCTTGCATTGAAAGAGTCTAGGAAGGATGAAGATATCAAGGGTTTGTATGAAGTTTTTTGTAGATGTGAGGTCAATATTCcattgttagatgctattaagcaa AGAAAACACAAACTGAAGGGGTTTCAGaaagttgaattgggagaacaggtCTCTGCTATCATTCAAAGAAACGTACTCACAAAATTCAAGGATCAAC GACCTTTGAATGAAACTGAAATTGTTATCCAGATGACTGATAGATCTACTATTCATCCTAGGGGTGTGTTAGAAGATGTTTTTGTGCAAGTTG ATATTAACAATGACACTCTCACTATAGAGTTTGATGAGGAGATTGTtaagtttcatatttttgatacTCTGAAAATTCCTGgttgtgaaagtgttgttaacCATATGGATGTCAATAATCACTCGTCACTAGAACATAAGAAAGTTGTGAAAGGG GTACCTAAAACTGAGTCAAAACTTCCTCCAGATAAAGCAATAGGAATACCAATTGGGAAAGGGAAACATAGTCAAGAGACGGGGACCAGCAAAAAATCAAAGAAGAACAAGCATAGACAGAAAATAACTACAAAATTGTtcaagtgggtgaaggtggacaagGGAACCAGATATGAACCTCCATGA